Proteins from one Dermacentor variabilis isolate Ectoservices chromosome 1, ASM5094787v1, whole genome shotgun sequence genomic window:
- the LOC142574519 gene encoding uncharacterized protein LOC142574519 → MSRRQKRRQRSDNKQQVLAGTPGNGNSPGAAKVTDGAPTAPEKKRERGGAPRRRLPPLPRDGLKIVLRPRGLAVKSLQTHQVARAVVAATEQGCKAEDLIIRLRNASNIIISSTDNEEAAQTIRCITQLSLGGKNYAVNAHVATPEGTLRGLIHGVDPATSPEELNTNLRVRKQGVKILAARMLGRSSTAVITFDGPILPKQVLYYGGDMWCYSYRPTRQVCYACSQQGHRMDVCPNPETRTCRQRGCQNPEEVHQCTPKCLLCGGDHAVGTRDCKQRLKSASELRWGTQQQLRRSRRRSRGRRPRWFRDESQGPGRSGSRSRSRSPGSVRDESYRPLGNTDKKQLQQKQQQKKSGGGVKGHLPLVRCHTYFLPHHLGVRTQQSIPQARTPECEAMGESAHQQRAHGPKGPSAARERCSTTQWSLGIGAHPC, encoded by the exons agaagaagagagagagaggaggagcgCCGAGGAGGAGACTGCCACCGCTCCCCAGAGACGGCCTTAAGATAGTCCTTCGGCCGAGGGGACTGGCTGTTAAAAGCCTGCAGACACACCAGGTGGCGCGAGCGGTGGTCGCGGCCACCGAGCAAGGATGTAAGGCGGAAGACCTCATCATCCGACTGCGCAACGCAtccaatatcatcatcagcagcaccgACAACGAAGAGGCGGCCCAGACGATTAGGTGCATCACGCAGCTGAGCTTGGGGGGCAAGAACTACGCCGTCAACGCTCACGTGGCGACGCCAGAAGGCACGTTGCGCGGGCTCATCCACGGCGTGGACCCGGCGACCTCGCCGGAAGAACTCAACACCAACCTCAGAGTCCGCAAGCAAGGCGTGAAGATCCTTGCAGCCAGAATGCTTGGGAGATCCAGCACGGCCGTCATCACCTTCGACGGACCCATCCTCCCGAAACAGGTGCTGTACTACGGTGGGGATATGTGGTGCTACTCGTATCGGCCGACGAGGCAGGTGTGCTACGCCTGCAGCCAACAAGGGCACCGaatggacgtctgcccgaacccgGAAACCAGGACCTGCAGACAGCGCGGCTGCCAAAACCCGGAGGAGGTGCACCAGTGCACGCCCAAGTGCCTGCTATGCGGCGGCGACCACGCGGTGGGTACTAGAGACTGCAAACAACGCCTCAAGTCAGCGAGCGAGCTGCGATGGGGCACCCAGCAGCAGCTACGGCGCAGCAGAAGACGAAGCCGAGGAAGAAGACCACGATGGTTCCGGGACGAAAGCCAGGGCCCGGGCCGAAGCGGATCGCGGAGCCGCAGCCGAAGCCCAGGGTCCGTCCGGGACGAGTCATACCGACCCCTGGGCAACACCGAcaagaagcagctgcagcagaaacagcagcaaaagaagaGCGGCGGAGGagttaag ggccacctgcccttggtgcggtgccacacctactttctaccacatcacctgggagtgcgaacgcaacaaagcattccacaagcacgaacacccgagtgcgaagcaatgggagagtcggctcaccagcagcgtgctcacggcccaaagggccctagtgcagcacgcgagcgatgcagcacgactcagtggagccttggaataggggcccacccttgctga